GCCAGAAACGGGATCTTTCCGAACAGCATTGCGAGCATCCGCAGGATCGGTTCAAAGACAATGGCCAGCAGCAGGTCGGAAACCAGATAGATTCCGGCGGTGAGGGGCCAGGTCAGCCCTTTGGCCTGGGCAAGCATGACACCGGCAGGGATTCCGCCGCCGACCGGGATAATGAACAGCTTCAGTACACCAAGCATGCTGGGGGTGGATGGGGTCATGGTGTAACTATCCCTGGCTGAACAGCCTTATACCCCGTAATGGGCAAAGGCCTTGACCACCTTGCCGTCCGGCCCGAAATGAAAGACCTCGGCAGCCAGCCGGTCCAGTGCGCCGCGATAGTAGAGGGTAATGCTGCTGACCCCGGCAAGTACGGTGATCAGTTCAAACTGCAGATCCGGCAGCAGTTGCAGGGCCTGGCTCCAGTAAGCCCCCACCGCCTGCTTGCCCTGCAGCATGCCGGACGGTTCACCCGCAATCTGGGCAATTACCGGCGAGTGCATCTCAAAGTCATCGGCATAGTGACTGAGTACCTGCTCCAGATCATGGTTGTTCCAGGCTTCGATCCATTCATTGGCAAAACTGTGTGCAAAGGCCTGATCAATCATTGTTGTCCCCCGTTGCCTGGAGTCTGTTGGACTTAGGAAGTCGTAGTAGATTTATCCTGAGTCCGACAGGTTCCTAAATTATCCCCTTCAGCTTTAACGCCTCCATCACTATCTGCTGACGGTAGGCCCCCTCTGCCGGTTTGGTTATAGCCATGTTCAGGGCAAAAAACCAGACCTCAGTGCCGGTTTCAACATAGCCCACATACCAGCCGGTTTGCGGCGTGTTTTTTTCTCCATAACCTGCCCAGCCGGTCTTGGCGTACAGGCGGTAGCCGGGCTTTTCCTCCATCAGCATGATCCTGGCCAGGGCATCGTAGGAGCTTGCCTTGAACGGCAGCTCTCGCTTGTACAGCTTATGCAGAAACAGCATCTGCTGCACCGCGCTGATCCGCAGATCACCGGACAGCCAGAAGCTGGTCAGCCCCGGCCCGGGATCGGCATTACCGTAGTCGATCTTTTTCAGCCACTGCCGGTAGCGTGCAATGCCGATCCGCTGTGCCAGTTCCTGATAACACCAGACGCAGGAGTTTTTGAAGGCGCTGGTCAGGGTCTGATCCCGGTTCCAGGCCGGCACCCCTCTGTCTGTGCCATCCCATTTCAGTCGCTCCTGTTCAGTGACTACCCCTTCATCAAGGGCGATCAGGGTGTTGGGGATCTTGAAGGTGGAGGCGGGCAGCAGCGGCTTGTTGGCGCGGGCCTCGTCATGCAGGTGCAGGGCGTTACCCTTCAGGTTGGCGATCAGGAGGGTGCCGCTGACCTTGCGATCACTGAACAGCCTGGCAAGCACGGCATCTTCGGCCCTGGCAGGTGTTACAACACAGATCAGTAGCAGCAGCACTGCGTACAGGTGTAAGCGAGGCATGGTGTCACATCCTTTGCTCATAATATAAACGGCAAGCTACTTCTGCATCCATGATGCCTTGGTGTCGTGACGCTTGCCATCCTCCAGGGTGGCCTGAGTCAGGCTGCCAGCCTCGGCCTGGATGCAGATGAAGTACAGGTCTTCATCGCCGGCCTTCCAGCCCCGCTCCCCCTCCGGTGCCACCCGGACCAGGCTGCCTTCCTGAATCGGAAATTCATCGCCATCCACGTAAAACATACCGCTGCCCCGCAGTACGATATACAGCTCTTCGTTCTTTTTGTGGCTGTGGATGAACGGCATCGCCTTGCCGGCCGGCAGACGGTTGAGGGAGACCTCGCAGCCGGTCAGGCCCAGTTCCTTGCCGATGAAGTATTTACCGTGAAAGCCCATGAAATCCTTGTTCAGCAGTTCTTCAAACGGGCCGATATGGTCTGCGCTGTAGTTTTGTGCCGTGGTTGTCATCTCATCTCCCTTTCCTTGTGGCTGAAGTATAAAATCTGTGGCTTGTCACTGCAGTGCAACCGGCACCCGTGCCTCACACGGGATCTTGACCTGGCACAGGCCGCAGGGTGTCGCCCCGGTGCCGTAGGTTGCGGTTGCATAGGGGGTGGTTGTTTCACGGATGTAGGTGAAACAGGCCTGTTTATCATGTCCGTTGGCTGTGGTGATGGCATCAACCGGACAGCGTTTGGCGCAGGCGCCGCAGCTGCCTTTGGCATACCAGAGGCACCAGGCATGATGGTCATCGCCGTACACCCGTGGGGTGACCGGCAGGTTGATGCGCGACACCACCGAGCCAAAGCGAACCGCCTTGCCCCAGCGGGTGATCAGGGCATCAGAGAGGCCAAAGGTGCCGTGTCCGGCAACAAAGGCCACATGCCGTTCTGACCAGTTGGAAGCCAGACCAAAGCGTTCCGACTGGCGGTAGGCAAAGCCGGGTAGCCGCTCCGGCGCCACAGCAGGATAGCCAAGCTGGGTGAGTGTTGCTGCCAGGTGCAGACGCAGTTCGCAGTTGAACTCTTCTCCATGAAAACGTGAGCGGGCCCAGCGTTCAGCCGGCACCGTGGTTTCCTGACACTGGTCAGCACGGGTCTCCGGTGTCTGCGGCAGGAGATAGCTGATTACCCGCAGCTCTTCGGCAGCTGCCGGCGCTTTAGGGAATGCCTGGGCATAGGCCTCTTGCGGGGTCCAGAGGAAAGGACCGATCAGCTCTTTGATGCGCAGAAACAGGGGATCGTCTCCCCGCGCTATGGCCAGCTGTGGCTCTAGCCAGGCCTTTTCTCCGGTTGCAAGATGCAGGCTGTTGCTGGGGTGCGATGCCCAGAAGCTGCGAATGATGTTTTCGATCTGCATGACAGCATCCATAGATTCCTCTCATTCCGATTCCATTTCAAGGCGCAATCTTCGTTGGCTCGTCTCCGGCTCCTCGATGTACTGCGTGTACACCTGCGTCGCCGGATTCCTCGTCGCCTTGCTATCATCCTTGAACTGGAATCGGAATCACCACCTGGCTGACCAAACGAAAGGTTACCATGTTCCGTAATGCACAAACTCGCTGAGCGGCTTGCGGGGCGGGCCGCCCTTGGCCTCACCGGCCGGGTAGCCCAGGGGAAACAGACCCACAATCCGGATATGGGCCGGAATACCCAGCAGGCCTTTGAGCTGCTCCTCATCAAACACACCGACAAAGACCGTGCCCAGCCCCAGGTCATGGGCAGCCAGCATCAGGTTCTGGGAGGCAATGCCCAGATCAGCCATGTAGTACTGCTCGCCGCGCAGGTCGCCGGACTGTTGCGGGTCGGCACAGGCCACCAGCACGATCGGCGCCTGGGCCAGCCCTTTCTGGGCCGGGTTGCTCTTGTAGCCGTAGGTGGCAAAGAACGATTCCACAAACGACAGCTCGCTGATCCTGTTGCGCAGATCCTGATCCTGCACCACCACCAGGCTCCAGCACTGCCTGTTTGACCAGGAGGGGGCCTGCTGTACCGCCTCCAGCACGGCCTGCAGTTTTTCCGGCTCAACCGGCTGATCGGAAAACTTGCGGATACTTCTGCGGGTCTTGATCGCTTCCAATGTTTCCACCTGATTTTCCTCCTTGCAGCAGATCTGAAAAAGACGAACAGCGGGTCGCTATAGTAAAAGCCTTAACGGCACCATTTCCGAAAGCGCAAACCCATGGCGCTCATAAAAACGGATGGCGCCGCTGTTGGTCCGGTCGGTGAGCAGGGTGATACGCAGACAGCCCTGCTGCCTCGCAAATGCAATCGCACCGTCAAGTAGGCGGGAGCCGCCACCGCCGCCACGGTAACCGGGGTCAATAATCATATCCTCCAGAATCGCTACCCGGTCGCCCAGGGCCGTGCTGACGGTATAGAGCAGGTTGACCATGCCGACGATGGCAGAATCTTCCCGCAGCACCAGTATATGACCCAGTGCGGGATTCTCGATGATCTGGCGAAGGCCCGCGGACTGCCTGGAAAGATCGGGCCGGAAGTCGGCTTCCTGGGTAAAAAGAATCGCCAGCAGTTCATTCAAGCGGGGGATATCTGCCGCGGTTGCCAGTGCAATACTTGACATAGCGCTCCTTTCGAGGGTGCCTTGTATGCAGCAGCCCTGTTCAAGGCCGCAACGGTCACCTGTCAGGCCATCAGGTGCCGTGCTGCCTCAGCCGCCTGCTGCAGGGCTGTTTCCGGTGCTTTGTCATTGCCGTTGGCCGGACCGATACCACAGGCCCGGATCAGTCTGGTCTCCGTAAAGCCCATCCACTTCAGGAAAAAATCGTAGCGTGGGAAGATATCCGCAAACATGGCCTCTTCAGGCTGGCCCTGGGTCAGGATGAAGACCAGCTTTTTGGAAGAAAGACGGCTGGGTTGCGGATTGGTCAGGTAGTCCGGCACCAGATAGGAATAGCTGCGGTCAATGAAACCTTTCAGCTGGGCGGTGATGTCGCCGTAATAGACCGGCGTGGCCAGCACCACGGCATCTGCAGCCTGTACTGCGGCCAGAACTTCTGTCAGGTCATCGTTCAGCACACAGTCTTCCCTTCCTTGCTTGCAGGCATAGCAGGCCTGACAGCCGCGATAGGCCAGACGGTTCAGTTCAAAGGTCTGGGTTTCGGCACCCAGTCCGGCAGCGGTCTGCAGCAGGTGCCTGGCAATGGTGGCGCTGTTACCGGTGCTTCTGGGGCTCCCCAGCAGGCTGACAATCTTCATGGTGATTCCTCCGTTGTGATGGTTTTACCGATCTCCCAGGCCGTGCCAAGGTACTCCCCCAGCCCGAAGTAGCGGCGGTGGGCCGCATCCCAGATGAACGGCTTGACCTTGGTGATGTCCGGGTACCCCTTGGCGCCCAGTACGGTTTCGTCGGCCTTGATATCCACGATCTCCCCCACAAACTGGGTGTGCAGGCCGATCTCCAGGGTGTGCAGCAGGCGGCATTCGATCACCAGCGGCGCCTCACTCACGTAGGGGGCATCCACCAGCTCGCTCTTGACCGGGGTCCAGTTGCAGGCGCCGAATTTGTCCGTATCACGGCCCGAGGCGATTCCGCAGAAGTCCGCCTCTGCCACCTGTTCTGCCGAAGGGATGCTGACCGTAAAGGCCTTGCGGGCCTCAATGGCTGCGTAGCTGTGGGTGGCCTTGCGCAGGGAGACCGTCACGCAGGGCGGGGTAGAGCAGCAGATGCCGCCCCAGGCGATGGTCATGATGTTGGGTTTGTTGTCGGCATCATAGCTGCCCACCAGCCAGACCGGGGTCGGCATGGCCAGGGTCTTTGCTCCCACTGACTGTTTCATGGTGTTCCTCCTTGATTATTGAGGCCGCTTCCGTTTCAAGGCGCTCTCGTCGTCGGCTCCTCGATGTACTGCGTAGTTCGAAAACTATTGCGGTGACTGTCTACTGCGTTGCGCGGTGCTCACATCCTCGTCTAACAGGTAGTTATGCCTCGGATGCTGCGCTCCGGGCGCCTTGTATTCAGTCATCCTCATGACGTTTTCGTGACGCACCTCGCAAACTAGACCGGTCGTCTAGTTTGCGGCTAAATTTTTTAACGCAGGGTCACGTTAAAAAGCACCTCGATAAAATCCTGCAGCGGTTGCGGCGACTTCATGACCTTGGCCCGCAGGATCGCCCCTTCCCAGCCGGACAGGATAAAGGAGGCCATTGCATCGGCATCAAGACGGCTGTCCAACTCTTTAGCAGCCTGGGCTTCCCGCAGACAGTCGCCAAACAGCGCGCGCCAGTCGTCGAATATCTCATCCAGCCGGGCGCGAAAGCGTTCATTCTGATCGGCCATCTCCTGTCCCAGGTTGCCGATCAGGCAGCCCTTGCTGCACTGGTTGTTGCTGAAGCGCTGCAGCGAGCCTTCCAGCAAGGTGCGGATACGGCTTAGAGGGGATAGCTCTGTGTCCTGCAGCAGGGCGGTCATGCGCCGGCTGTAGTAGTCGGCAAAGACGTCCATGACGGCCAGACCGAACTCTTCCTTGCTCTTGAAGTAGTGGTAGAACGAGCCCTTGGGTACTCCGGCCTCTTTCAGCACCATCTCAATGCCGGTGGCGTTATAGCCCTGGCGGGAGATCAGCTCGGTACCGATTTTGATGATGTCGCTGCGGGTGTCTTTCTTTTCCATGGGGGGATAACTAGACCGATCGGTCTATAAAGTCAAGCGGTTTTTGGACAACCAATCCTCACAAGCACCTGTTGACCGGTCGCGAATGTGATAGTAAGGGCCTTTGCGCCAATCGGAGTTCAGCGCAGCAGGCTGACCAGCAGCGGCAGCAGCAGTGCCGTAAGCAGGCCGTTCAGGGCCATTGCCAGTGCCGAAAAGGCGCCGGTCACCCGGCTCTTGTGCATGGCATGGGCGGTGCCGATCCCGTGGGAGGCGATCCCGAAGGCCATGCCGCGGGCTGTTTCGTCATGCACCTTCATCCGGTTGAGCACCAGATCGCCAATCACAACGCCGGTGATGCCGGTCAGTACCACCGCAACCGCGGTCAGGGCGGGCAGGCCGCCGATCTGTTCAGAGATCCCCATGGCAATCGGGGTGGTGACCGACTTGGGGGAGAGGGTTAACAGCAGTATCCGCTCACCCCCCAGCAGCCGGGCGATCCCGACTGCGCTGAGTATGGCGGCCAGCGAACCGGCAAACAGGGCGACGATGATCGGCATAAATGATTTGCGGATTACGGCAATCTCACGGTAGAGCGGAATTGCCAGGGCGACCGTGGCCGGGCCCAGCAGAAAATGGATGAACTGGGCTCCGCGAAAATAGGTCTGGTAGTCGGTAGCGCTGAGCTTCAGCAATAGGACCAATACCAGGACTGCGGTCAGCACCGGGTTGAGAAGCTGGCTGCAGCCGCAGCGCTGGAAACACCAGACCCCCAGCTGATAGGCCAGCAGGGTTACGGTCAGCCATAACAGCGGGCTGGTGGACAGGTAGCACCAGAGCTGGCTCATGTCGCTGTTCATGGCTGCACCTCCTGATGATCCGGCGTATGGCGGCGGTTTGCCCGTTGCATGACCAGACCGGTCACGGCAATGGTTACGGCGGTCCCGATCACAATGGCTCCGGCCAGGGGCACCCATGAGCGTGCCAGCAGATCAAGGCTGGTGATAACGCCGACTCCGGCAGGCACAAACAACAGCGGCAGGTAGCGGTGCAGAAAGCCGGTCACTGTTTCAAGCTCCGGCGACAGGTTGCCCCGCAGAACCAGTCCGCAGAAGAGGATAACCATACCGATCACCGGGCCGGGTATTGGCAGCCCGCCTGCCTTGGCAATGATTTCTCCCACCAGCTGGCACAGCAGAATTACGGTCAGAGGGCCGAGCATAGCTGTTTCCTTTCAAATCAAAAGTTGATCCGCCAACTCACCCCAACAGCAGCAATCCAATCACACCGTGGGCAAC
Above is a window of Trichlorobacter lovleyi SZ DNA encoding:
- a CDS encoding GNAT family N-acetyltransferase, translating into MSSIALATAADIPRLNELLAILFTQEADFRPDLSRQSAGLRQIIENPALGHILVLREDSAIVGMVNLLYTVSTALGDRVAILEDMIIDPGYRGGGGGSRLLDGAIAFARQQGCLRITLLTDRTNSGAIRFYERHGFALSEMVPLRLLL
- a CDS encoding nuclear transport factor 2 family protein is translated as MIDQAFAHSFANEWIEAWNNHDLEQVLSHYADDFEMHSPVIAQIAGEPSGMLQGKQAVGAYWSQALQLLPDLQFELITVLAGVSSITLYYRGALDRLAAEVFHFGPDGKVVKAFAHYGV
- a CDS encoding flavodoxin family protein; translated protein: MKIVSLLGSPRSTGNSATIARHLLQTAAGLGAETQTFELNRLAYRGCQACYACKQGREDCVLNDDLTEVLAAVQAADAVVLATPVYYGDITAQLKGFIDRSYSYLVPDYLTNPQPSRLSSKKLVFILTQGQPEEAMFADIFPRYDFFLKWMGFTETRLIRACGIGPANGNDKAPETALQQAAEAARHLMA
- a CDS encoding 4Fe-4S ferredoxin, translated to MQIENIIRSFWASHPSNSLHLATGEKAWLEPQLAIARGDDPLFLRIKELIGPFLWTPQEAYAQAFPKAPAAAEELRVISYLLPQTPETRADQCQETTVPAERWARSRFHGEEFNCELRLHLAATLTQLGYPAVAPERLPGFAYRQSERFGLASNWSERHVAFVAGHGTFGLSDALITRWGKAVRFGSVVSRINLPVTPRVYGDDHHAWCLWYAKGSCGACAKRCPVDAITTANGHDKQACFTYIRETTTPYATATYGTGATPCGLCQVKIPCEARVPVALQ
- the blaOXA gene encoding class D beta-lactamase encodes the protein MPRLHLYAVLLLLICVVTPARAEDAVLARLFSDRKVSGTLLIANLKGNALHLHDEARANKPLLPASTFKIPNTLIALDEGVVTEQERLKWDGTDRGVPAWNRDQTLTSAFKNSCVWCYQELAQRIGIARYRQWLKKIDYGNADPGPGLTSFWLSGDLRISAVQQMLFLHKLYKRELPFKASSYDALARIMLMEEKPGYRLYAKTGWAGYGEKNTPQTGWYVGYVETGTEVWFFALNMAITKPAEGAYRQQIVMEALKLKGII
- a CDS encoding LrgB family protein, producing the protein MNSDMSQLWCYLSTSPLLWLTVTLLAYQLGVWCFQRCGCSQLLNPVLTAVLVLVLLLKLSATDYQTYFRGAQFIHFLLGPATVALAIPLYREIAVIRKSFMPIIVALFAGSLAAILSAVGIARLLGGERILLLTLSPKSVTTPIAMGISEQIGGLPALTAVAVVLTGITGVVIGDLVLNRMKVHDETARGMAFGIASHGIGTAHAMHKSRVTGAFSALAMALNGLLTALLLPLLVSLLR
- a CDS encoding flavin reductase family protein gives rise to the protein MKQSVGAKTLAMPTPVWLVGSYDADNKPNIMTIAWGGICCSTPPCVTVSLRKATHSYAAIEARKAFTVSIPSAEQVAEADFCGIASGRDTDKFGACNWTPVKSELVDAPYVSEAPLVIECRLLHTLEIGLHTQFVGEIVDIKADETVLGAKGYPDITKVKPFIWDAAHRRYFGLGEYLGTAWEIGKTITTEESP
- a CDS encoding CidA/LrgA family protein, whose amino-acid sequence is MLGPLTVILLCQLVGEIIAKAGGLPIPGPVIGMVILFCGLVLRGNLSPELETVTGFLHRYLPLLFVPAGVGVITSLDLLARSWVPLAGAIVIGTAVTIAVTGLVMQRANRRHTPDHQEVQP
- a CDS encoding TetR/AcrR family transcriptional regulator; amino-acid sequence: MEKKDTRSDIIKIGTELISRQGYNATGIEMVLKEAGVPKGSFYHYFKSKEEFGLAVMDVFADYYSRRMTALLQDTELSPLSRIRTLLEGSLQRFSNNQCSKGCLIGNLGQEMADQNERFRARLDEIFDDWRALFGDCLREAQAAKELDSRLDADAMASFILSGWEGAILRAKVMKSPQPLQDFIEVLFNVTLR
- a CDS encoding cupin domain-containing protein codes for the protein MTTTAQNYSADHIGPFEELLNKDFMGFHGKYFIGKELGLTGCEVSLNRLPAGKAMPFIHSHKKNEELYIVLRGSGMFYVDGDEFPIQEGSLVRVAPEGERGWKAGDEDLYFICIQAEAGSLTQATLEDGKRHDTKASWMQK
- a CDS encoding nitroreductase family protein, coding for METLEAIKTRRSIRKFSDQPVEPEKLQAVLEAVQQAPSWSNRQCWSLVVVQDQDLRNRISELSFVESFFATYGYKSNPAQKGLAQAPIVLVACADPQQSGDLRGEQYYMADLGIASQNLMLAAHDLGLGTVFVGVFDEEQLKGLLGIPAHIRIVGLFPLGYPAGEAKGGPPRKPLSEFVHYGTW